In Chlorocebus sabaeus isolate Y175 chromosome 9, mChlSab1.0.hap1, whole genome shotgun sequence, the genomic stretch CTTTATGCATAATGAATTTACAAAGAAAGCGGCTACAGTCAAGGACAAGAATGAGGCTTATTGCAGGGCATGAGTTAAGGGCTGAACTCAAGTGTGGACAACGAGGGACCTTATGAAGAAAACAGTCATGAAATGTGGTGGCAAATTATATATGGTAACCCGGGAGAGGTTAAGCGGTAGAGGTTACTTAGAGTTTGAGCCTACAGGAATGGTAATATCAATATTAGAAGCAAAgtaaggagaagagagaaggtaAGAAAAACCAGGAGAGAGAAGATAAAATAACCTTTAGAcccttttaattttgatgttattgtGTTGTAGGCAGTAAGAAATGGCaggctaggctgggcatggtggctcatgcctataatcctagcactttgggaggccaaggcaggaggatcactggaggccaggagttcaagaccagcctgggcaacatagtgagaccctgtctccactaaaaaattaaaaaattagccaggtatggcagcGTGCcctgtagtcgtagctactcaggaggctgaggtggaaggattgcttgagcctaggagttcaaggctgcagtgaaccatgatcacaccactgcactgcagcccgggggacagagcgagaccctgcctcttaaaaaaaaaaaaaaaaaaaaaaaaaaaaaaaaaaaaaaaaaaaaggctggggccaggcacagtggcctaggcctataatcccaccactttgggaggccaaggcgggtggatcatctatcatctgaggtcaggagttcgagaccaccctgaccaacaaggaaaaaccccatctctactaaacctactaaattagctgggcatggtgacatatgcctgtaatcccagctactcaggagactgaggcaggagaatcgctttgaacccgggaggcagaggttgcggtgaactgaggtcgcgccattgcactccagcctggataacaagggcaaaactccatctcaaaaaaaaaaaaaaaaaaaggctggaaaaTGGGGAGGAGGAGCTGATCAGAACTAAAGACCAGGGAGTGAGTCGTCTACACAAAAATAACAGTAGGGAGGCTCAAGAGTCTGTAATGTTTTTGCAgggaaatgtaaaatgagaaagaacataGTGGAGGACTGAGCTTTGGGAAAGAGCCACAGTTGGGCAAAGGGAACAGATGAACTTGGAGAAAAGCAGGTGGACAAGGAACAAGAGATCTGAGATAGTATCACATGGGCCTGGAGAAGAGTTCTAGGAATGAGGCAGTGTAAATTGTGTTAAGCTGTAAAAAGGTCAAGGAGAATGAAGACTGAGCAAAAGTTGAACTTGGTAACAGTTGAACTTGGCAATTAGATCATTAGAGACCTTCAAGATCTTCAGTAGGACAGAAATCATACTACTATTTGCATGCATTATTttccatctcaattttttttgtgtgtttgaataAAAGTCAAGAGAGATAatagaaaagtagctttctgttgAGGTCTTTTCATCATAAAACTAGCAATAACCTCAGTATTTAACAGTTTTACCCTTGGAGATATATGTAACAATTTTTCCCCAGTGGTGTGAGCCTTTGATATAGTCACTCCTTAGCAAGCACTAGATGAAGCAACTTTTACTAAGCAGTCAAAGATAGCTGATACTAATTTTTACTCTCAGTGTACCTCTCTGAAGGAGAATAAGCTAATAAAATATTGTATGGGCTGATAAATTTCAGATTGTTATATACAAGGCTGGGATACTCCCAGATGCAGGCTACTTCCTGGCATCTAATTTCCAGGTAAGGGATTGCATGACTTGTATCTCTCTccacattttttgcttttttaggtCTTGGCATGGTCACACCTATCAATGACCTTCCTGGTGCAGATACATCCTCATATGTGAAGGGAGAAAAACTTACTCGCTGTAAACTTGCCAGCCTGTACAGACTTGTAGACTTGTTTGGATGGGCACACCTGGCAAATACCTATATCTCAGTGAGTTCTTCAGCTTTCAattcctttttgaaaaaattcCAACTAGCAGGCAACTATACTTTTCTTACCTTTACCTGGAAGTCCAGTTTTCAGACTTATTCTCTAAACCTAGTATGCTAGATCGCAGCCAAAGACTGATTTAAACCTTATTCCCAAGGGAGAGGCTACAGTTCCCCCACCTTTCTTCTCCCCTTACTATCTGTGTTGTTCCTTTGGTTCAGACCAAGTGTAGAATCTATCCAGGAAGAAATTCTTCTGTCAAAATTGTCCCTCTCCATGATAATTATGTCTGAGCATCAGTGGATCAGTGGCTTTATAAGCATTTGAGTCAAGGAAGATAGAGGAGGTCAGGGAAATTTCCTCcctggtctttattttttaaatatattctttccattcatcatatttttattttgccacaCTTGGAAAAAGATGCTATTTGGAAGCAAAAGAGTATTAAAATACTGTACAATGGAAATGGTATAGATGCAGTCCACAAAGaacctttcttcctttccaccttccatctttattttaattccttCCTAGGAAGAGATACTGTTTGctttcctttgcccattttgccTTAACTTCCAAGTTATAAATTAAGGTTATAATCATTGCCATATTGGCTTGAATAATATTAGCATTTATTTTCCATGAACATAGCTGACCCTAAATAATCTTAGAGCCCCAAAATAGCACTTTTATAAGTCCagtaaataagaaattaaagtCAGAATTTTTAAGCAAGTACTTGAGGAAAATTTTAGGAGTTTCATGTTGTAGAcctttaatttttgctttgttgggttctttttttcctgatctcTCACAATTAGTCATTGTAAATATAGTCATGTTTCCACTGCAAAATATAGACCACTTCATAGTAATtccctgttgttgttttttttccaggTAAGAATAAGTAAGGAGCAAGACCACATTATAATAATTCCCAGAGGCCTTTCTTTTTCTGAAGCTACAGCCTCCAATTTGGTACaattttccattcctgtgttgcTTTTTCTGagctttcttctgcttttctgaCAGTTTTTAGCTTTTAATACAGGACAGAATAAGAAGGTATGGATGGAAAAACATTTACTAGTGAACAGTGAAGGGAATTTGAGCTatgttgttttaaagaaaagttttagaGAGTAGTGTAATTGAAGAGACTAATAAATGAGTTGGTCTTACCAGTTGTCTATGTTTTGAAGggaatcttgatttttttttccgcCCTATACACTCAGaaatttgtcttaaaaaaaaacacacacacacggccaggcgcggtggctcacgcctgtaatcccagcactttgggaggctgaggcaggtggatcacaatgtcaggagttcaagaccagtctggccaacatggtgaaactccatttctactaaagatagaaaaaattagctgggtgtggtggcacacacctgtaatcccagctactcgggaggctgaggcaggagaatcgcttgaacccatgaggcagaggatgcagtgagccaagaacacaccgttggactccagcctgggcgacagggcgagactccatcttaaacacacacacacacacacacacacacacacacaatgttcaTAGCTAGATTTAAACAAAGTTCAGTTGGTAAGAATATAGGATCTGACcttcttaatattttatcttttccatgatTGTACTCCTAGCCACTGTCACCAGCTTACAGAGTGACAGGAGCTACCTTGGTTCTGGGTGCTTGCTGTAATGTTAGCAAATAGAAGTTTTCTAGCCAACTCTATACATGCCAGACTTGTTCAGACCTCCAATGAAGAGCTTAAGTTTCTCAGTTTCTTGGAAACTACTTCTTGCCAAGTACTAAGTTTTGTTGcacctgttttataaataaagttttacggGAACAAAGCTGTACCTGCTAACTTACAGattgtttatggctgcttttgtacTGCAACTGCAGATTTGAATAATTGCAGCAGAGGCCCACGAAGTccaaaatgtttactatctggccGTTTACAAAAAGGTTTGCTACCCCCGGTTTAGCTTGTGAAACACAAACTTTGATACATATGTACCagttaaatatgtttttctgattttttccagGTAAAAGTCAATATAATAGGAGAAGTGGTTGACCAGGGAAGTATCAATTTGAAAATTGACCATACAGGATTCAGTCCCCATGCTGCAATCTATTCAACACGTCCTGATGTTAAGTGTGTGATACACATCCATACCCTTGCAACAGCAGCTGTAAGTCAATGAAAGGCCAAAACTGACAGTGACTCTGGAAGatgtattatttttgtggctTTCTCAACAGGATGCTTTACTATCTGCTTTTCAAAATCATATTTGATATAATAATCTGCATAACCAGAAAGTGAAAGGCCCTTGGGACCAAATGCTACCATTCTAGGAAACAACTGGAAAAATAGCATTTGGATTTTAAAACTAACCAGTTTGAAAATTGGGTCATTGAGTTTTTTAGAGCAAAACTTCTTTCATAATATTTGACACAGCATTTAAGTTGAGTTGTATTCTCTaagtcctgtgtgtgtgtgtgtgtgtgtgtgtgtaagaaacaAAGTGGGAAGTGAATAAAGTGGAAAGTGGGCTGCAATGGTGAACACAGTGAATAGGCCAGTGCTTTCCTGACCTGACCAGACAATCAGGTTCCTATGAAAATGTATGTAGTAACGAAATGTGTTATCTTGGTATGGGCCAAACCAAATAGGTATCCTCCATGAAATGTGGGATCCTTCCCATTTCTCAAGAGTCTCTTATTCTGGGAGATGTTGCCTATTATGACTACCAAGGGTCACTTGAAGAACAGGAGGAGAGAATTCAGCTGCAGAAAGTTCTGGGGCCAAGTTGTAAGGTATGTCATAGAGTTTGTCTAAAGAGCtatttttgttgctgctgctgttgatgAAAACAGTGTGAGCTATGCCAGTTATTTCAAGTGATTGCTGTGGGCATTCTATTTTAGGTGCTGGTACTCAGGAATCATGGTGTGGTTGCACTTGGAGAAACAATTGAGGAggcttttcattatatttttaatgtgcagCTAGCCTGTGAGATTCAGGTAGGAAACATTATTCCCCgtttttaattctttgttgtttgcttgtttagttGGATTTTGTGTGCTTATTTCCAAATACGTATTAGTTAGTggctttttgtcttttaagagAAGTTCTGCTCTACTTATGTAGAGAGGGTTGTCAACTCAGTTACCTCTTGAATTGAAAATAGaagtaaaggaaattaaaattttctcaCACTCAATCTAAGGGTCTCATAAACATCATTATCCCTACAATCCTGCTTTTTAAGTTAGTACAATTGTATATTTCTCTGTTTTCACCCTCTAGTGATGGTgctaattaagaaagaaaaacagctgcAAATCAAGAATCAAATGTGTTGTGGTCACTTTTGTAAAAAGTTTAACTAGGGCCAGAAGTTTTATGAAATTGCAGTTTTCAACACTTCCACAACCTCATTATGATGAGAGGTTGGATATTTATTAACCACTTTTTTCATCAGAGATGCTGAATGTATTTAAAGGCCCTAATTTTCTCTAAATCAAGCagatttggccgggcgtggtggctcacacctgtaatcccagcactttgggaggccaaggcgggtggatcaccttaggtcagtagttcgagaccagcctgaccaacatggagaaaccccatctctactaaaatacaaaattagcaggtgcctataatcccagccactcgggaggcagaggttgcagtgagctgagatcgcgccattgtactccagcctgggcaacaagagcgagtctccgtctcaataaataaacaaataaataaataaagcagattcTCATGAAGCAAATGGTAATAATCTTAATTTATTGGAAGGGCCACAAGAAACggggagaaaaaaacaacaacaaaacctttttTTAGCAACATTAACTTGTCCTAACAATCAACTTCTTTTTTGCTTTGATGGCCCCTCCTCCTCTTGTCAAATGGGGCTATGAAAAACTTAATTAAATTAAGATAATGAGCCGATGGCTTCTGCCTAAATATCTTTAAATTCAAAGTACGGTGTTTTTGTATTCCcttaaaattataacttttagCAAAAGTATTAACTGGATAACCCTGGGgaaatttcaagaaaagaaatttaaaatttggcAACAGATTTCAGTTGCTTAAAATATATTACGAGGTTTGGCTCTAAATGTGTTTTCCATCAGGGAGGATCAGAGTCTTGgaaagtttctttttcagataggtGGAAAAGATACTTCAGCTGTCTGCTGGCACAAAAGTGTCATCTTGTCTTTGTTGTTAGTAGCCTGAgcaaatattatacatatttgtcAAATTGAAATTGtgcctttttaaaagtaaaatactcATTACAGTCTTTATAGTTTTGTATCTCTGTATATTTTACCATTGATTACAGGTGCGGGCCCTAGCAGGGGCAGGTGGAGTGGACAATCTCCACATACTGGACTTTCAGAAGTATAAAGCTTTCACTTACACTATAGCAGCGTCTGGTGGAGGAGGTGTGAATATGGTTTCCCATCAAAAATGGAAGGTTGGCGAAATTGAGTTTGAAGGGCTTATGAGGACTCTGGACAACTTGGTACGTTGCACAGTTGAAATAAAACTTGGATTTAATGTCTTCAGATTCAAGAGCAGATGCTTCCATTTTTGTAGAACATGCTCCATACTCCTCCAGAAGCTGAGTTTGGCCCTAGGAAAGCATTTCAGTGTGATTTAACCACACCTTTGAGAATTAAACAGAACTTacaaatgtccttttttttttctttttttttttctttttttttttttttttttttttgagacgggagtctcgctctgccgcccaggctggagtgcagtggccggatctcagctcactgcaagctccgcctcccgggttcacgccattctcctgcctcagcctcccgggtagctgggactacaggcgcccgccaccttgcccggctagttttttgtattttttagtagagacagggtttcaccgggttagccaggatggtctcgatctcctgactttgtgatccgcccgtctcgccctcccaaagtgctgggattacaggcttgagccaccgcgcccggcctggtttttttttttttttttttttttttttcaagattacaatatattgttattaaccatagtcaccatAGTATATAACTCTTGAACtttttcctcctgtctaactgacattttgtatcctttgatcaacatctccccacccccacttcctaggaaccactattctactctacttttatgagttcaacttttgttgttgttgttgttgttgttgttgttgttggaggcAGGATCTTGCTTGGAGTGCCGTGACACATTCAGGGCTCACTTGCAGCCTTAACCTGCTGGGCTCAAaccattcttccacctcagcctcctgtgtagctgggaccattggtgtgtgctaccatgcctggctaatatttttttaactttttaagattctgtatataagtgagatcatgggGGTATTTGTCTCtctatgcctggtttatttcatttaatatattgtcctcgaggttcatccatgttgtcacatttgacagaatttcttttttaaagctgaatagtatttcattgtgttatATGTACTACATTGATACCCCATCCATCAGTGGACACTTAggatgattccatatcttggctattgtgaataatgctgtacctaacatgagagtgcagatacctctttgacatactgcttacatttcctttggatatatatctgGTAGTGagactgctgggtcatatggtagttttatttttaattgtatgaggaacctccgtactgttttccccaatggctgtactaatttatattgctACCAACAGTGTGCAAAGGGTCCCTTTCTTCCTACATTCTAATGCTTgttgtctttcatcttttttataatagcgATTCTAACAGATAGGACATGATATCTcatgctttaatttgcattttcttgattagtgatgttttaatatacttgttgaccatttgtatgtcttcttttgagaaatgtttattcagatcctttgcctactttttaattggGTTCTTTTCTTGCTATTTTTTGAGTTCcctatatattttggatagtaaCCCCTTAAAAGATTTATGGTTTGGCAAATGTTATCTTAGATTTTACTGTCTTTCGTGAAGGCTCAGAAGGCTGACTGCCTTCAGACCTAGGAACAAAGACTTAAATGAGCACTGAGATTTGCTTCCCAAAAACAGTTTTATAGGTAGAAAAGCACTTCTGGTCAGCAACTTAAAACTGTTCCTGGGAACAGTTGTGCGAGTGGAAATTGCAATATCAGCTGTAATCAGCTTTAACTAGGTCTTGAAATTTGCGTATTTTCAACTCTAGTGTTACGTGAGAGTTATGTGGTGTTTGGAAGgatgcttttttctttgtttttcagcagAGGACTCTTTTAAATCATTTGTATAAGGAATTAGGATCCAAATGCTGTTGTTGATACACGTTTGATGCTTTAAATGTGGTTTTTCCCTCCCTTAGGGGTATAGAACAGGCTATGCTTACAGGCATCCTCTCATTCGAGAGAAGCCTAGGCACAAGAGTGATGTGGAAATCCCAGCAACTGTGACTGCCTTTTCCTTTGAAGACGATACGGTGCCACTCTCTCCTCTCAAATACATGGCACAGAGGCAACAGCGTGAAAAAACAAGATGGCTGAACTCACCAAATACTTACATGAAAGTGAATGTGCCTGAGGAGTCTCGGAACGGAGAAACCAGTCCCCGAACCAAAATCACGGTATGCCAGTATTTTACGTAGTTTGCCTTTACTAAATATTTTGCCTAGTTACTCAATAATTGAATGttctatattgaaaatatttggaaaataaaataatattaaaaatattactgtCACTTATCTGGCTTTAACTTTGTGCAAGGCACTCTTCTAAGTGCCATACACAGATCATATCATTTAATTCTCCTAATATGAATGATGctgtttttctgtctgttttatagatgagaaaaccaattAATCATGTTTTAATGGTAAACTCGGGATTTGCATGAGACAGTCTGACTCTTGAGCCC encodes the following:
- the ADD3 gene encoding gamma-adducin isoform X1 gives rise to the protein MSSDGSQGVITTPPPPSIPHKERYFDRINENDPEYIRERNMSPDLRQDFNMMEQRKRVTQILQSPAFREDLECLIQEQMKKGHNPTGLLALQQIADYIMANSFSGFSSPPLSLGMVTPINDLPGADTSSYVKGEKLTRCKLASLYRLVDLFGWAHLANTYISVRISKEQDHIIIIPRGLSFSEATASNLVKVNIIGEVVDQGSINLKIDHTGFSPHAAIYSTRPDVKCVIHIHTLATAAVSSMKCGILPISQESLILGDVAYYDYQGSLEEQEERIQLQKVLGPSCKVLVLRNHGVVALGETIEEAFHYIFNVQLACEIQVRALAGAGGVDNLHILDFQKYKAFTYTIAASGGGGVNMVSHQKWKVGEIEFEGLMRTLDNLGYRTGYAYRHPLIREKPRHKSDVEIPATVTAFSFEDDTVPLSPLKYMAQRQQREKTRWLNSPNTYMKVNVPEESRNGETSPRTKITWMKAEDSSKVSGGTPIKIEDPNQFVPLNTNPNEVLEKRNKIREQNRYDLKTAGPQSQLLAGIVVDKPPPTMQFEDDDHGPPAPPNPFSHLTEGELEEYKKTIERKQQGLEDAEQELLSDDASSVSQIQSQTQSPQNVPEKLEENHELFSKSFISMEVPVMVVNGKDDMHDVEDELAKRVSRLTTSTTIENVEITIKSPEKIEEVLSPEGSPSKSPTKKKKKFRTPSFLKKNKKKEKVEA
- the ADD3 gene encoding gamma-adducin isoform X2, with translation MSSDGSQGVITTPPPPSIPHKERYFDRINENDPEYIRERNMSPDLRQDFNMMEQRKRVTQILQSPAFREDLECLIQEQMKKGHNPTGLLALQQIADYIMANSFSGFSSPPLSLGMVTPINDLPGADTSSYVKGEKLTRCKLASLYRLVDLFGWAHLANTYISVRISKEQDHIIIIPRGLSFSEATASNLVKVNIIGEVVDQGSINLKIDHTGFSPHAAIYSTRPDVKCVIHIHTLATAAVSSMKCGILPISQESLILGDVAYYDYQGSLEEQEERIQLQKVLGPSCKVLVLRNHGVVALGETIEEAFHYIFNVQLACEIQVRALAGAGGVDNLHILDFQKYKAFTYTIAASGGGGVNMVSHQKWKVGEIEFEGLMRTLDNLGYRTGYAYRHPLIREKPRHKSDVEIPATVTAFSFEDDTVPLSPLKYMAQRQQREKTRWLNSPNTYMKVNVPEESRNGETSPRTKITWMKAEDSSKVSGGTPIKIEDPNQFVPLNTNPNEVLEKRNKIREQNRYDLKTAGPQSQLLAGIVVDKPPPTMQFEDDDHGPPAPPNPFSHLTEGELEEYKKTIERKQQGLEENHELFSKSFISMEVPVMVVNGKDDMHDVEDELAKRVSRLTTSTTIENVEITIKSPEKIEEVLSPEGSPSKSPTKKKKKFRTPSFLKKNKKKEKVEA